The following proteins are encoded in a genomic region of Populus trichocarpa isolate Nisqually-1 chromosome 13, P.trichocarpa_v4.1, whole genome shotgun sequence:
- the LOC18110982 gene encoding receptor-like kinase TMK4 — MGHHHPFLFSLFLLLFSTATADDGATILKLAKSITPLPSGWSTKSSTTFCSWHGINCDSSKSRVTSISLSKLSLSGTLPPEISTLSELQSLSVQGNQLSGDLPSLANLTNLQYIFLDSNNFTSIPPGFFQGLTGLQTFSIGNNVNLSPWQLPTDLAQCTSLTTLTANDCQLFGSIPDVFGSLPSLQNLRLSYNNLTGVLPPSFANSGIQNLWVNNQQIGLTGSIEVIGSITQLSQVWLHMNQFTGPIPDLTECKSLFDLQLRDNQFTGIVPASLVSLPNLVNVSLSNNKFQGPVPQFPPSVITVKNEGINKYCAGPGVPCDALVMTLLEIAGGFGYPSTLSDKWDGNDACGWPLVTCDVGKKNVVTVNLAKQQFTGSISPSFAKLSSLKSLYLNENNLTGSIPDSLTKLPELETLDVSNNNLSGKIPEFPRSVKLITKPGNPFLRTDVDTSSGGTTNGTSNGGTTSGTSSGGSSAGSTKIPGGVIAGIIVAVVIFIVVLSFVLYQYKKRHPKSGKELKWDGGKEFFKNEVAGGGNGSNKVPNALHSQSSDGDNSKNIFEGGNVAVPIEFLRQVTDNFHEINIIGRGGFGVVYRGELHDGTKIAVKRMESTVMGNKGISEFQAEIAVLTKVRHRHLVALLGYCINGNERLLVYEYMPQGTLGQHLFECHDYRYTPLTWKQRITIALDVARGVEYLHGLAQQSFIHRDLKTSNILLGDDMRAKVADFGLVKNAPDGKYSVETRLAGTFGYLAPEYAATGRVTSKVDVYAFGVVLMEIITGRKAVDDTRPEEAAHLVTWFRRILINKENIPKAIDESLNPDEETLATIYTVTELAGHCTARDPYQRPDMGHAVNVLAPLVKQWRPASQQEDQNCGTDLDTNLPETLRRWQTEEVTSTMSDDTSFTQTRSSVPSMASGFSDTFTSNDCR; from the exons ATGGGTCACCACCACCCTTTCCTCTTCtccctcttcctcctcctcttctccaCCGCCACAGCCGACGACGGCGCCACCATTCTTAAGCTGGCCAAATCTATAACCCCATTACCCTCCGGCTGGTCCACAAAATCCTCCACCACTTTTTGTTCCTGGCATGGTATAAACTGTGATTCTTCCAAATCAAGAGTCACCTCCATTTCTCTCTCAAAACTCAGCCTCTCAGGCACTCTTCCTCCAGAAATATCTACCCTTTCTGAACTACAATCTCTGTCTGTACAGGGCAACCAGCTTTCTGGGGATCTCCCATCCCTCGCCAACTTAACGAATTTGCAATACATTTTCTTGGATTCCAACAATTTCACGTCCATCCCTCCTGGTTTTTTTCAAGGATTAACGGGTTTGCAAACGTTTAGTATTGGAAATAATGTTAATTTGTCTCCGTGGCAGCTTCCAACTGATTTAGCTCAATGTACTAGTCTGACAACGTTAACAGCCAATGATTGTCAACTTTTTGGTTCTATCCCTGATGTTTTTGGGTCGTTACCAAGTTTGCAGAATTTGAGACTGAGTTATAATAATTTGACGGGGGTTTTGCCACCTTCTTTTGCGAATTCTGGGATACAGAATTTGTGGGTGAATAATCAGCAAATTGGGTTAACTGGGAGTATTGAGGTGATTGGATCGATAACTCAGTTGTCTCAGGTTTGGCTTCATATGAATCAGTTTACGGGTCCTATACCAGATTTGACAGAATGTAAGAGCCTTTTTGATTTGCAGTTGAGGGATAATCAGTTTACAGGGATTGTGCCTGCGTCGTTGGTTTCTTTGCCGAATTTAGTGAATGTTTCTTTGTCTAATAACAAATTCCAAGGACCTGTGCCTCAGTTTCCCCCGTCTGTTATCACCGTTAAAAATGAAGGGATTAACAAATACTGTGCAGGTCCTGGGGTTCCTTGTGATGCTCTGGTGATGACATTGCTTGAGATTGCTGGGGGTTTTGGGTATCCGTCGACATTGTCTGATAAGTGGGATGGTAATGATGCTTGTGGTTGGCCCCTTGTTACTTGTGACGTTGGGAAGAAGAATGTTGTTACTGTGAATTTGGCAAAGCAGCAATTTACGGGGAGTATCTCTCCATCATTTGCCAAGCTCTCTTCTTTGAAAAGTTTGTATCTTAATGAGAATAACTTGACGGGTTCAATTCCTGATAGCTTGACCAAGCTGCCAGAGCTAGAAACCCTTGACGTTTCCAACAATAACCTATCAGGAAAAATTCCCGAGTTTCCACGCTCTGTGAAATTAATTACAAAGCCGGGGAACCCTTTCTTGAGGACAGATGTAGATACTTCCAGTGGAGGAACTACCAATGGCACTTCCAATGGAGGAACTACCAGTGGCACTTCCAGTGGAGGAAGCAGTGCAGGTAGTACCAAGATACCTGGAGGTGTGATTGCAGGCATCATTGTTGCTGTTGTCATCTTTATTGTTGTCCTGTCATTTGTCTTATATCAATATAAGAAACGACATCCCAAATCTGGGAAGGAGTTGAAATGGGATGGTGGAAAggaatttttcaaaaatgaagttgcaGGTGGAGGGAATGGTTCTAATAAGGTCCCTAATGCATTGCATAGCCAGAGCAGTGATGGTGataacagtaaaaatatttttgagggTGGGAATGTTGCTGTGCCAATTGAATTTCTTCGACAAGTGACTGATAATTTTCATGAGATTAATATTATAGGAAGAGGTGGTTTTGGAGTGGTTTATAGAGGAGAGTTGCATGATGGAACCAAGATTGCTGTGAAGAGAATGGAATCCACAGTGATGGGAAACAAAGGTATTAGTGAGTTTCAAGCAGAGATTGCGGTGCTTACAAAGGTTAGGCATAGACATCTAGTTGCTCTCTTAGGTTATTGTATAAATGGCAACGAGAGACTCTTGGTCTATGAGTATATGCCACAAGGAACACTAGGACAGCATCTATTTGAATGTCACGATTACAGGTACACTCCACTTACATGGAAGCAGCGGATCACAATTGCACTGGATGTGGCAAGAGGAGTTGAGTATCTGCACGGTTTAGCACAGCAGAGTTTCATTCACAGAGATTTGAAAACTTCAAACATTCTTCTTGGGGACGACATGAGAGCCAAAGTGGCagattttggtttggttaaaaatgcacCAGATGGGAAGTATTCTGTGGAAACACGATTGGCAGGCACATTTGGTTATCTTGCACCTGAGTATGCTG cTACTGGAAGAGTGACTTCAAAGGTGGATGTCTATGCCTTTGGAGTTGTTCTAATGGAGATTATAACTGGCAGGAAAGCAGTGGATGACACTAGGCCAGAAGAGGCAGCTCATCTGGTCACATGGTTCCGTAGGATCCTGATCAACAAGGAGAACATTCCAAAGGCAATTGATGAGTCTCTAAATCCAGATGAAGAGACATTAGCCACCATTTATACGGTGACTGAGTTAGCAGGACATTGCACTGCTCGTGATCCATATCAGAGACCGGACATGGGGCATGCAGTGAATGTATTGGCACCTCTTGTAAAGCAATGGAGGCCGGCTAGCCAACAAGAGGACCAGAACTGTGGCACAGACCTAGACACCAACCTTCCTGAAACACTGCGAAGATGGCAAACTGAAGAAGTAACTTCTACGATGTCTGATGATACTTCCTTCACTCAGACCCGGTCAAGTGTTCCCTCGATGGCCTCTGGCTTTTCAGACACATTTACTTCAAATGATTGTCGGTGA
- the LOC18110983 gene encoding guanosine deaminase isoform X2, whose amino-acid sequence MEDVMEAEDQTISVASSFAGYQEAVQDRDHKFLSRAVEEAYKGVECGDGGPFGAVVVRNDEVVMSCHNMVLKNTDPTAHAEVTVIREACKKLNRIELSDCEIYASCEPCPMCFGAIHLSRLKRLVYGAEAEAAIAIGFDDFIADALRGTGFYQKAHLEIKKADGSGAVIAEQVFEKTKSKFTMY is encoded by the exons ATGGAGGATG TGATGGAAGCTGAAGACCAAACTATTTCTGTGGCATCTTCTTTTGCTGGTTATCAAGAAG CTGTTCAGGATAGAGACCATAAATTCTTAAGTAGAGCAGTTGAAGAAGCTTATAAAGGCGTCGAATGTGGTGACGGAGGTCCATTCGGTGCTGTCGTTGTTCGAAATGATGAAGTAGTCATGAGCTGTCACAACATGGTTTTGAAAAACACTGATCCCACTGCACACGCCGAAGTTACTGTTATTAGAGAG GCATGTAAGAAGCTGAACCGAATTGAGCTCTCGGATTGCGAAATATATGCGTCCTGCGAGCCTTGTCCAATGTGCTTCGGCGCCATCCATCTCTCAAGACTCAAG AGGTTGGTTTACGGAGCTGAAGCTGAAGCAGCTATTGCAATTGGGTTTGATGATTTCATTGCTGATGCATTAAGAGGTACTGGGTTCTATCAGAAGGCTCACTTGGAGATCAAGAAAGCCGACGGTAGTGGTGCTGTTATCGCAGAACAAGTATTCGAAAAGACCAAGTCGAAATTTACCATGTATTGA
- the LOC18110983 gene encoding guanosine deaminase isoform X4 — MEDDNAVQDRDHKFLSRAVEEAYKGVECGDGGPFGAVVVRNDEVVMSCHNMVLKNTDPTAHAEVTVIREACKKLNRIELSDCEIYASCEPCPMCFGAIHLSRLKRLVYGAEAEAAIAIGFDDFIADALRGTGFYQKAHLEIKKADGSGAVIAEQVFEKTKSKFTMY; from the exons ATGGAGGATGATAATG CTGTTCAGGATAGAGACCATAAATTCTTAAGTAGAGCAGTTGAAGAAGCTTATAAAGGCGTCGAATGTGGTGACGGAGGTCCATTCGGTGCTGTCGTTGTTCGAAATGATGAAGTAGTCATGAGCTGTCACAACATGGTTTTGAAAAACACTGATCCCACTGCACACGCCGAAGTTACTGTTATTAGAGAG GCATGTAAGAAGCTGAACCGAATTGAGCTCTCGGATTGCGAAATATATGCGTCCTGCGAGCCTTGTCCAATGTGCTTCGGCGCCATCCATCTCTCAAGACTCAAG AGGTTGGTTTACGGAGCTGAAGCTGAAGCAGCTATTGCAATTGGGTTTGATGATTTCATTGCTGATGCATTAAGAGGTACTGGGTTCTATCAGAAGGCTCACTTGGAGATCAAGAAAGCCGACGGTAGTGGTGCTGTTATCGCAGAACAAGTATTCGAAAAGACCAAGTCGAAATTTACCATGTATTGA
- the LOC18110983 gene encoding guanosine deaminase isoform X3: MEDDNAEDQTISVASSFAGYQEAVQDRDHKFLSRAVEEAYKGVECGDGGPFGAVVVRNDEVVMSCHNMVLKNTDPTAHAEVTVIREACKKLNRIELSDCEIYASCEPCPMCFGAIHLSRLKRLVYGAEAEAAIAIGFDDFIADALRGTGFYQKAHLEIKKADGSGAVIAEQVFEKTKSKFTMY; the protein is encoded by the exons ATGGAGGATGATAATG CTGAAGACCAAACTATTTCTGTGGCATCTTCTTTTGCTGGTTATCAAGAAG CTGTTCAGGATAGAGACCATAAATTCTTAAGTAGAGCAGTTGAAGAAGCTTATAAAGGCGTCGAATGTGGTGACGGAGGTCCATTCGGTGCTGTCGTTGTTCGAAATGATGAAGTAGTCATGAGCTGTCACAACATGGTTTTGAAAAACACTGATCCCACTGCACACGCCGAAGTTACTGTTATTAGAGAG GCATGTAAGAAGCTGAACCGAATTGAGCTCTCGGATTGCGAAATATATGCGTCCTGCGAGCCTTGTCCAATGTGCTTCGGCGCCATCCATCTCTCAAGACTCAAG AGGTTGGTTTACGGAGCTGAAGCTGAAGCAGCTATTGCAATTGGGTTTGATGATTTCATTGCTGATGCATTAAGAGGTACTGGGTTCTATCAGAAGGCTCACTTGGAGATCAAGAAAGCCGACGGTAGTGGTGCTGTTATCGCAGAACAAGTATTCGAAAAGACCAAGTCGAAATTTACCATGTATTGA
- the LOC18110983 gene encoding guanosine deaminase isoform X1, whose translation MEDDNVMEAEDQTISVASSFAGYQEAVQDRDHKFLSRAVEEAYKGVECGDGGPFGAVVVRNDEVVMSCHNMVLKNTDPTAHAEVTVIREACKKLNRIELSDCEIYASCEPCPMCFGAIHLSRLKRLVYGAEAEAAIAIGFDDFIADALRGTGFYQKAHLEIKKADGSGAVIAEQVFEKTKSKFTMY comes from the exons ATGGAGGATGATAATG TGATGGAAGCTGAAGACCAAACTATTTCTGTGGCATCTTCTTTTGCTGGTTATCAAGAAG CTGTTCAGGATAGAGACCATAAATTCTTAAGTAGAGCAGTTGAAGAAGCTTATAAAGGCGTCGAATGTGGTGACGGAGGTCCATTCGGTGCTGTCGTTGTTCGAAATGATGAAGTAGTCATGAGCTGTCACAACATGGTTTTGAAAAACACTGATCCCACTGCACACGCCGAAGTTACTGTTATTAGAGAG GCATGTAAGAAGCTGAACCGAATTGAGCTCTCGGATTGCGAAATATATGCGTCCTGCGAGCCTTGTCCAATGTGCTTCGGCGCCATCCATCTCTCAAGACTCAAG AGGTTGGTTTACGGAGCTGAAGCTGAAGCAGCTATTGCAATTGGGTTTGATGATTTCATTGCTGATGCATTAAGAGGTACTGGGTTCTATCAGAAGGCTCACTTGGAGATCAAGAAAGCCGACGGTAGTGGTGCTGTTATCGCAGAACAAGTATTCGAAAAGACCAAGTCGAAATTTACCATGTATTGA
- the LOC18110984 gene encoding 40S ribosomal protein S24-1: MADKAVTIRTRKFMTNRLLSRKQFIIDVLHPGRANVSKAELKEKLANLYEVKDPNTIFVFKFRTHFGGGKSTGFGLIYDTVDNAKKYEPKYRLIRNGLATKIEKSRKQLKERKNRAKKVRGVKKTKAGDAAKKK, from the exons ATGGCAGACAAAGCAGTTACCATTCGTACCAGGAAGTTCATGACAAATCGTCTCCTTTCAAGGAAGCAATTT ATCATTGATGTTCTTCATCCTGGTAGAGCCAATGTTTCTAAG GCAGAACTGAAGGAGAAGCTGGCAAATTTGTATGAGGTGAAGGACCCCAATACAATCTTTGTGTTCAAATTTAGGACCCATTTTGGAGGTGGGAAATCCACTGGATTTGGGTTGATTTATGATACAGTTGACAATGCAAAGAAGTACGAGCCCAAGTACAGGCTCATTAGG AATGGGCTTGCCACTAAGATAGAGAAGTCGAGGAAGCAattgaaggagagaaagaaCAGGGCAAAGAAAGTCCGTGGAGTCAAGAAG ACTAAGGCTGGAGATGCTGCAAAGAAGAAGTGA
- the LOC18110986 gene encoding probable serine/threonine-protein kinase WNK9, with protein sequence MNGLSHLEPPDYSEFVEVDPTGRYGRYNEILGRGASKIVYRAFDEYEGIEVAWNQVKLYDFLQSPEDLERLYCEIHLLKTLKHKNIMKFYTSWVDTANRNINFVTEMFTSGTLRQYRLKHKRVNIRAVKHWCRQILRGLLYLHSHDPPVIHRDLKCDNIFVNGNQGEVKIGDLGLAAILRKSHAAHCVGTPEFMAPEVYEEAYNELVDIYSFGMCILEMVTFEYPYSECTHPVQIYKKVISGKKPDALYKVKDPEVRHFVEKCLATVSLRLSARELLNDPFLQIDGCESDLRLLDHRIEVDGLGPLIRPPYLEHHDNNNSYSSGYLNGYDYEAQNEWEYHQVEVELSGIELFEYHDEHPANVDISIKGKRGDDGGIFLRLRIADKEGRIRNIYFPFDIENDTALSVATEMVAELDITDQDVTKIADMIDGEIASLVPEWRPGPGIEETPCFANQTLCHNCASTCTSNGSFMDFLSNNPCCSHGCASMHGRFGEIIFEVDESEHHLTEGAPNILNQPDYLHYKEIWGQQESRQLTPIGSGKSQSDEEYANFDQSIPEKDTKDTKMENGIPGGKSFQHFTGSGSLSRLTSLYNDLADSNENEIQQDLRWLKAKHQMELRKLRDERLGLAVKPSTSRNGEEKTSNVVSSTSMLNSFQEGSNGDLLKSLAKQISHSLHTHAGALSDTQRPWNHKVMNQPPRAKDMVNAKNLCTGPMLPHSLHRTTSLPVDAVDV encoded by the exons ATGAATGGTCTTTCACATCTGGAACCACCTGATTACTCTGAGTTTGTTGAGGTTGATCCAACTGGAAGATATGGCAGA tACAATGAAATCCTTGGCCGAGGAGCTTCAAAGATAGT TTATAGAGCATTTGATGAGTACGAAGGGATTGAAGTTGCTTGGAACCAGGTCAAGCTATATGATTTCTTACAAAGTCCTGAAGATCTTGAAAGACTCTACTGTGAGATTCATCTCCTTAAGACATTGAAGCATAAGAACATAATGAAGTTCTACACTTCTTGGGTTGATACTGCAAATAGGAACATCAACTTTGTGACGGAAATGTTCACTTCTGGGACTTTGAGACA GTATAGACTAAAGCACAAGAGAGTAAACATTCGAGCTGTGAAGCATTGGTGTAGGCAGATCTTGAGAGGGCTTCTTTATCTCCATAGCCATGACCCTCCTGTGATCCACAGAGATCTAAAgtgtgataatatttttgtgaATGGGAACCAAGGAGAGGTGAAGATTGGAGATCTTGGCCTTGCGGCAATTCTTCGAAAATCTCATGCTGCTCATTGTGTTG GGACACCTGAGTTTATGGCTCCAGAAGTGTATGAAGAGGCATACAACGAATTGGTTGATATTTATTCGTTTGGTATGTGCATCTTGGAGATGGTCACTTTTGAATATCCCTATAGTGAATGCACTCATCCTGTTCAAATCTACAAGAAAGTTATCTCT GGGAAAAAACCAGATGCTTTGTACAAAGTAAAGGATCCAGAAGTACGACACTTTGTTGAGAAATGTTTGGCCACTGTGTCACTTAGGCTATCTGCAAGGGAGTTGTTGAATGACCCTTTTCTCCAAATTGATGGTTGTGAATCCGATTTGAGACTGTTGGACCATAGGATTGAAGTTGATGGCTTAGGACCCCTAATTAGGCCACCTTATCTTGAGCATCATGACAATAATAATTCCTACAGTAGTGGATACTTAAATGGTTATGACTATGAGGCTCAGAATGAATGGGAATATCATCAAGTCGAGGTCGAACTGAGTGGAATTGAACTTTTCGAGTATCATGATGAACATCCTGCAAACGTTGACATAAGTATAAAAGGAAAGAGGGGTGATGATGGTGGCATCTTCTTAAGACTCCGAATTGCAGATAAAGAAG GTCGTATACGAAACATATATTTCCCttttgacattgaaaatgaTACAGCATTGAGCGTGGCAACTGAAATGGTTGCCGAGCTTGATATCACCGATCAAGATGTGACTAAAATAGCAGATATGATTGATGGGGAGATTGCTTCCTTGGTACCTGAATGGAGGCCAGGGCCAGGCATAGAGGAGACACCCTGCTTTGCAAATCAAACTCTGTGTCACAATTGTGCTTCCACCTGCACCTCTAATGGTTCATTCATGGATTTTTTGTCAAATAATCCATGTTGTAGCCATGGATGTGCTTCAATGCATGGAAGGTTTGGAGAGATCATTTTTGAAGTGGATGAATCTGAGCATCATTTAACAGAAGGGGCGCCAAACATACTCAACCAACCGGACTACTTGCACTATAAGGAAATTTGGGGTCAACAAGAAAGCCGGCAACTTACTCCAATAGGCTCGGGAAAAAGTCAGTCGGATGAAGAGTATGCAAATTTTGATCAGTCAATCCCAGAAAAGGATACAAAAGATACCAAGATGGAAAATGGAATTCCTGGAGGAAAGTCATTTCAGCACTTCACAGGTTCCGGTTCTCTTAGCAGACTGACTTCATTGTACAATGACCTTGCGGACAGTAATGAGAATGAAATCCAGCAAGACTTGAGATGGCTTAAAGCGAAACACCAAATGGAATTGAGGAAACTTAGAGATGAACGATTAGGACTTGCAGTGAAACCTTCAACTTCTAGGAACGGGGAAGAGAAAACAAGTAATGTGGTTTCTTCAACTTCAATGTTGAATTCATTTCAAGAAGGCAGCAATGGAGATCTCTTGAAATCCCTTGCTAAGCAGATTAGTCATAGTTTGCATACTCATGCCGGCGCCCTTTCGGATACTCAAAGGCCCTGGAATCACAAGGTAATGAATCAACCCCCAAGAGCGAAAGATATGGTCAATGCCAAGAATCTCTGCACCGGGCCAATGCTCCCACACTCGCTCCATAGGACAACATCCTTACCAGTTGATGCTGTTGATGTATAA